In one Candidatus Nomurabacteria bacterium genomic region, the following are encoded:
- a CDS encoding type II/IV secretion system protein, giving the protein MTTIRSIEDLLKKPSGSSKVGDDTSDTSGKKTASKGGGLKPPTSKPSDKKAQPLTDNQSAPQALQSKIGEIALQEQEKQTAAKASQLGLQYISLEGFPIAPEALMLISRDTAETLHVVPFFLVGDEVRLATTAFNKDIEALAASITKDRRANVKIYLVSEHSLTNALKLYEKLPTPKEIIYGYRINEEDLAKYEKEIGNFQDLQDKIKQVNTSDIITLMFGAGLKVGASDIHVEAEEEDVKIRFRIDGRLREGASLPKTAWKQIITRLKLLAGVKINIEDVPQDGRITIYLTNEKVDIRVSFLPTAFGESVVMRLLRPKAIALEFDKLGIRGHAFEALKAEIEKPNGMIITTGPTGSGKTTTLYAILQQLNQPEDKIITLEDPIEYKLQGINQSQIEHDKHYGFAEGLRSILRQDPDVVMVGEIRDTETAEIAIQAALTGHLVVSTIHTNSAAGAIPRFLSMGVKPFLLAPALNAIIGQRLLRRLCPDCKVEVKLNTSQKQQVKRLLDAIPEASGEIVPPESAWKFMGPGNDKTCQTCGGFGYKGRVGIYEIFTVTNDVEEAILRPDADATEAEIQGLAMKHGMITMAQDGLLKALDGITSVEEIFAVANVDSELLEPGTGKKA; this is encoded by the coding sequence ATGACAACGATACGTTCTATTGAAGACCTTCTCAAAAAACCTTCTGGTTCAAGCAAAGTAGGAGACGATACTTCGGATACCTCCGGTAAAAAAACTGCCTCAAAAGGTGGCGGCTTAAAACCGCCAACCAGCAAGCCTTCTGACAAAAAAGCGCAACCTCTTACTGACAACCAAAGCGCACCACAAGCCCTTCAGAGTAAGATTGGAGAGATTGCTCTGCAAGAACAAGAAAAACAAACGGCTGCCAAAGCAAGTCAGTTAGGGTTGCAGTATATTTCTCTTGAAGGGTTTCCGATTGCGCCTGAGGCATTGATGCTTATTTCGCGCGATACCGCCGAAACGCTACATGTCGTACCATTCTTTCTCGTTGGTGATGAAGTACGACTTGCAACCACCGCTTTCAATAAAGATATTGAAGCCTTGGCTGCATCTATCACCAAAGATCGTCGTGCGAATGTAAAGATTTATCTTGTAAGCGAGCACTCTCTGACAAATGCTCTTAAACTCTACGAAAAGCTCCCGACCCCAAAAGAAATCATCTACGGTTATCGAATCAATGAAGAAGACCTCGCAAAATACGAAAAAGAAATCGGTAATTTTCAAGACTTGCAAGACAAGATTAAACAAGTTAATACGAGTGACATTATTACCCTGATGTTTGGTGCTGGGTTAAAAGTTGGCGCATCAGATATTCACGTAGAAGCAGAGGAAGAAGACGTAAAAATACGTTTTCGTATTGATGGACGCTTGCGCGAAGGCGCCTCTCTTCCAAAAACAGCCTGGAAACAAATCATCACCCGTCTTAAATTACTTGCCGGTGTAAAAATCAATATTGAAGATGTTCCGCAAGATGGTCGTATCACCATTTATCTCACCAACGAAAAAGTAGATATTCGTGTGAGTTTCTTACCTACAGCTTTTGGCGAGTCTGTTGTTATGCGTTTATTGCGTCCTAAAGCGATTGCGCTCGAATTTGATAAACTTGGTATTCGTGGACATGCCTTTGAAGCGCTAAAGGCCGAGATCGAAAAGCCTAATGGCATGATTATTACAACGGGTCCTACTGGATCAGGTAAAACAACAACGCTTTACGCGATTCTTCAGCAGCTTAATCAACCAGAAGACAAAATCATTACCCTCGAAGATCCGATCGAGTATAAACTCCAAGGCATCAATCAAAGCCAAATTGAACATGATAAGCACTATGGCTTTGCCGAAGGTCTACGCTCTATCCTCCGTCAAGATCCAGACGTGGTGATGGTCGGAGAAATCCGTGATACCGAAACAGCAGAAATCGCCATTCAAGCAGCTCTTACTGGCCACCTTGTTGTTTCGACGATTCATACCAACTCCGCAGCTGGCGCAATTCCTCGCTTTCTTTCGATGGGGGTAAAACCATTTCTACTAGCTCCTGCTCTCAATGCCATTATCGGACAACGTCTCTTACGTCGTCTTTGTCCTGATTGCAAAGTAGAAGTAAAACTCAACACCTCCCAAAAACAACAAGTAAAAAGATTATTAGACGCGATCCCAGAAGCAAGTGGCGAGATCGTACCTCCAGAATCTGCCTGGAAATTTATGGGCCCAGGTAATGATAAGACCTGCCAAACCTGCGGAGGCTTTGGCTATAAAGGCCGTGTTGGTATCTACGAAATTTTTACTGTTACAAATGATGTTGAAGAAGCCATCCTTCGCCCAGATGCAGATGCAACCGAAGCAGAGATCCAAGGACTCGCCATGAAGCACGGTATGATTACCATGGCTCAAGATGGCTTATTAAAGGCTCTTGA
- the hflB gene encoding ATP-dependent zinc metalloprotease FtsH, translated as MNSTTRNILIVIGSIVLIAIGLATVSIKEQTKLDIAGFASKVAANEVKEISVEGTKMTVLLTDDSTVIVNKESGLAVSELLQNYGVDPEKARAIKTEIKEPSAAGIWGGILLQTLLPVLLIGFLMFFFFRQVQSQNNKAASFGQSNARELDPTKGKVTFKDVAGVREAKQELEEVVEFLKQPEKFSKLGAKIPKGVLLMGSPGTGKTLLARAVAGEADVPFLHISGSEFVEMFVGVGASRVRYLFSKAKKSAPCIIFIDEIDAVGRQRGTGLGGSHDEREQTLNQILVEMDGFETNLGVIVIAATNRADVLDPALLRPGRFDRRVTLDPPDIRDREEILQIHARNKPMAKDVNIRQLAERTPGFSGADLMSLMNEGAILAARGNKAEICMMDLINSIEKVMLGPERKNHLMNEEERRVTAYHEAGHALVAHLSKHADPVHKVSIISRGRAAGYTIKLPIEDRAMRRRADYIDDIAVSLGGYAAEKLICGDLTTGASSDMQKVTQTARSMVTQWGMSDKLGPRTYGQSDEMVFLGREIHEARNYSESRAITIDDEIDALIAEGLKTAEKIITDNREAMDRITEYLVKNETIEREQFEDIVGLPPANAKNSLKKEA; from the coding sequence ATGAACTCCACAACACGTAATATCTTGATCGTGATCGGTTCTATTGTGCTTATTGCCATTGGACTCGCGACCGTATCCATTAAAGAACAAACCAAACTCGACATTGCAGGCTTTGCCTCAAAGGTCGCAGCTAATGAAGTAAAAGAAATCTCTGTCGAAGGCACCAAGATGACCGTTCTTCTTACAGACGACTCAACGGTGATTGTTAACAAAGAATCAGGTCTTGCTGTCTCTGAATTGCTCCAAAACTACGGTGTAGATCCAGAAAAAGCTCGCGCTATCAAAACCGAGATCAAAGAACCGTCCGCTGCCGGTATTTGGGGTGGCATTCTATTGCAGACGCTTTTACCCGTTCTCTTGATCGGCTTCTTGATGTTCTTTTTCTTTCGCCAAGTACAAAGTCAAAACAATAAAGCAGCGAGTTTTGGTCAAAGCAATGCACGCGAACTTGATCCTACAAAAGGAAAAGTAACCTTTAAGGATGTTGCTGGTGTTCGCGAAGCAAAACAAGAGCTCGAAGAAGTCGTTGAATTCTTAAAGCAGCCAGAAAAGTTTTCTAAGCTTGGTGCTAAAATCCCAAAAGGCGTTCTTCTTATGGGTTCGCCTGGTACGGGTAAGACATTGCTTGCTCGCGCCGTAGCCGGCGAAGCCGATGTGCCCTTTTTGCATATCAGCGGTTCTGAGTTTGTCGAAATGTTCGTTGGTGTTGGCGCCTCGCGCGTGCGTTATCTTTTCTCAAAAGCAAAAAAGTCTGCTCCATGTATCATCTTTATCGATGAAATCGACGCCGTAGGTCGCCAACGTGGTACGGGTCTCGGTGGCTCACATGACGAGCGCGAACAAACGCTTAACCAAATTCTCGTAGAGATGGATGGCTTCGAGACAAACCTTGGTGTGATTGTCATTGCCGCAACCAACCGCGCTGATGTGCTTGATCCTGCTCTTCTTCGCCCTGGTCGTTTTGACCGTCGTGTAACACTTGATCCTCCTGATATTCGCGACCGTGAAGAAATCCTTCAAATCCATGCACGTAATAAACCAATGGCAAAAGATGTAAATATTCGCCAACTCGCAGAACGCACCCCTGGTTTTTCTGGTGCAGATCTCATGAGTCTTATGAATGAAGGCGCCATTCTTGCTGCACGTGGTAACAAAGCAGAAATCTGTATGATGGATCTCATCAACTCCATCGAAAAAGTCATGCTTGGCCCTGAGCGCAAAAACCATCTCATGAATGAAGAAGAACGACGTGTCACCGCCTATCACGAAGCAGGTCACGCCCTTGTTGCTCATCTTTCTAAACATGCAGATCCTGTTCACAAAGTATCCATTATCAGCCGTGGACGTGCCGCCGGTTACACGATCAAACTCCCTATCGAAGATCGCGCCATGCGTCGCCGTGCGGATTATATTGATGATATTGCCGTAAGTCTTGGCGGCTATGCTGCCGAAAAACTCATCTGCGGTGACCTCACAACAGGCGCTTCAAGTGATATGCAAAAAGTCACACAAACGGCTCGTAGCATGGTCACGCAATGGGGTATGTCCGATAAACTCGGGCCGCGCACCTATGGTCAGAGCGACGAAATGGTCTTCTTAGGGCGTGAGATCCACGAAGCGCGTAACTACTCCGAATCTCGCGCTATCACCATCGATGATGAGATCGATGCCTTGATCGCAGAAGGCCTCAAGACAGCAGAAAAGATCATCACGGATAATCGCGAAGCCATGGATCGTATTACAGAATACCTCGTAAAGAATGAAACAATCGAACGTGAGCAATTTGAAGATATCGTCGGTCTTCCGCCGGCAAATGCAAAAAACTCATTAAAGAAAGAAGCCTAA
- a CDS encoding S1 RNA-binding domain-containing protein, producing the protein MSEIAKLLEAHANIAYPTVGGVVKGSVVSVGRNEVRLDIGGLAIGIIRGPELDKHMDLRIGDEVEATVIHLDNEFGELELSLKGAGRKRSWDKIKEIIKADTVFQAKVLDANKGGLITRVEGIPAFIPVSQLSPANYPRVSGGEKAKIQEKLKALVGQTLDVKILDINEDDEKIVVSEKAVWETKQESVLSKYKVGDHVEGKVTAVTDFGAFVRFDENLEGLVHISEIAWQRIDHPRDVLKIGDHVRAEIINIENAKIFLSMKKLVDDPWKSVAAKYNLGQYVKGTVLKINPFGLFVELDPEIHGLAHISELANKPVKDANEIARVGDEFDFRIISIDAESHRLGLSLRKPRDDKKEE; encoded by the coding sequence ATGTCTGAAATCGCAAAGTTACTTGAAGCTCATGCGAATATCGCCTACCCAACAGTTGGTGGTGTCGTAAAGGGCTCCGTCGTTTCTGTCGGTCGTAACGAAGTACGTCTTGATATTGGTGGTCTTGCTATCGGTATCATCCGTGGTCCAGAGCTTGATAAGCACATGGATCTTCGTATCGGTGACGAAGTTGAAGCTACTGTTATTCATCTTGATAATGAATTCGGCGAGCTCGAACTTTCCCTCAAAGGCGCTGGTCGCAAACGCTCATGGGACAAGATCAAAGAAATCATCAAAGCTGATACTGTTTTTCAAGCAAAGGTCTTGGATGCAAACAAAGGTGGTCTTATCACCCGCGTCGAAGGTATCCCAGCTTTTATCCCTGTTTCTCAACTCTCCCCTGCTAACTACCCACGCGTAAGCGGCGGCGAAAAAGCAAAGATTCAAGAGAAGCTCAAAGCACTCGTTGGTCAAACGCTCGATGTCAAAATTCTCGACATCAACGAAGATGACGAAAAGATCGTTGTTTCCGAAAAAGCTGTTTGGGAAACCAAGCAAGAATCCGTTCTCTCTAAATACAAAGTTGGTGATCACGTAGAAGGTAAGGTAACAGCCGTTACTGACTTCGGTGCATTTGTCCGCTTTGATGAGAACCTCGAAGGTCTCGTACATATCTCCGAAATTGCTTGGCAACGTATCGATCACCCTCGTGACGTGCTCAAGATCGGTGATCATGTTCGTGCCGAGATTATCAACATCGAAAACGCAAAGATCTTCTTGTCCATGAAGAAACTTGTCGACGATCCTTGGAAGTCCGTTGCAGCAAAATACAACCTTGGCCAATATGTTAAGGGTACGGTTCTTAAAATCAATCCATTCGGTCTCTTTGTTGAGCTCGACCCTGAAATCCACGGTCTTGCCCACATCTCTGAGCTTGCCAACAAGCCAGTAAAAGACGCGAATGAAATTGCTCGTGTCGGTGACGAATTCGACTTCCGTATCATCTCTATAGATGCAGAAAGCCATCGTCTCGGCCTCTCTCTTCGCAAGCCACGCGACGACAAAAAAGAAGAGTAA
- a CDS encoding GIY-YIG nuclease family protein: protein MKRGYTYILSSESRVLYIGITNNIERRLAEHRAPHVGFSDKYQCHSLVFLEEYDLVIDAIAREKQLKKWRREKKVALILKQNPEWKDLLPATDPSTPPSSSVGVTGRSS, encoded by the coding sequence ATGAAACGAGGCTATACCTATATCCTTTCGAGTGAATCTCGAGTTCTTTATATTGGAATCACGAACAACATTGAGCGTCGCTTAGCCGAACATCGGGCTCCCCACGTGGGATTTAGCGACAAATACCAATGTCATTCGCTCGTATTTCTTGAAGAATATGACCTTGTCATTGACGCTATCGCGAGAGAAAAGCAACTGAAGAAGTGGCGTCGGGAAAAGAAAGTAGCCCTTATTCTGAAACAAAATCCTGAATGGAAGGATCTCTTACCAGCTACAGACCCCTCCACTCCTCCTTCGTCGTCGGTCGGAGTGACGGGTCGCTCATCGTAA
- a CDS encoding glycosyltransferase family 4 protein, with amino-acid sequence MKRILIDGRCLLDTHSGGVRRLVLSFIESLLSQKADDTEIIVGFTSYAPLPKDLLHLPHQHRRIPNKLVILLSFVGMAYERYFTGVFDEIIYPNLDFTAPSKTPYRVLVHDLSYLIEPTWYPIKSRLWHFLLRPKRLLRNAQKLLAVSTWTARDLEMLLSIQKEKIEVLTLPPFLLSTKQQEIPQLKNTSYFLLLGANNIRKNSETVLRAFEQVYKENETIFLVTTGNTPQQPGVIQLGWLGDEEISWLFYHAKALLYPSWYEGFGIPLLEADQAKIPIIASTSSSLPDIAPLSATFVPPHQPQLWTLAMQSVIRRG; translated from the coding sequence ATGAAAAGAATCCTGATAGACGGACGCTGTCTTTTAGATACGCATTCGGGCGGCGTTCGACGTCTCGTTTTGTCGTTTATTGAATCCCTTCTATCGCAAAAGGCAGACGATACCGAAATCATCGTTGGCTTCACGAGCTATGCACCGCTCCCTAAAGATCTCTTGCATTTACCACATCAGCATCGTCGAATACCAAATAAGCTCGTCATCTTACTTAGTTTTGTTGGAATGGCGTACGAGCGTTATTTTACAGGTGTTTTTGACGAAATTATTTACCCAAACCTCGACTTTACGGCACCGAGTAAAACGCCTTATCGAGTACTCGTGCACGATCTCTCTTATCTCATTGAACCAACGTGGTATCCAATAAAATCTCGACTCTGGCACTTTTTATTACGACCAAAACGTCTACTTCGAAACGCCCAAAAATTGCTCGCTGTTTCAACATGGACGGCGCGTGATCTAGAGATGCTTTTATCTATCCAAAAAGAAAAGATAGAAGTTCTAACATTGCCACCATTTTTACTATCAACAAAACAACAAGAAATCCCCCAGCTCAAAAATACCTCGTATTTTCTTTTGCTTGGTGCAAACAATATACGTAAAAATAGCGAAACGGTTTTACGTGCCTTTGAACAAGTCTATAAAGAGAACGAAACAATCTTTCTGGTAACAACAGGTAATACCCCCCAACAACCTGGTGTCATTCAACTTGGTTGGCTTGGTGACGAAGAAATCTCGTGGCTCTTTTATCATGCAAAAGCACTCCTCTATCCGAGTTGGTATGAAGGATTTGGTATACCGCTTCTCGAAGCAGATCAAGCGAAAATCCCAATTATTGCCTCGACTTCATCCTCTTTGCCAGATATTGCTCCCTTATCAGCTACGTTTGTACCGCCACATCAACCACAACTCTGGACTCTGGCTATGCAATCGGTAATTCGTCGCGGATAA
- a CDS encoding glycosyltransferase, translated as MSVAPQPSRHEQRTEPRRIALVHDYLVQDGGAERTLLALHEMYPRAPIYTLFHNPKRTHAGFKGADIRTSSLNNLPFAKKLYTWYLPFMPQAIEEFDLQRYDLVISSSSSFAKGLIAAPHALHICYLHTPTRYLWQERMGYVNEQRMPSIVKRFLPSYLHRLRQWDFQAATRPDHILTNSLLSQARIKRYYARSSVVLPPPVDVEQIPLSTRPGTYWLTGGRLVAYKRFDLVVQAFAKLNMPLKIFGEGPELKKLKKMAGPKTEFLGHISETAKKELFREAIAFLHPQIEDFGITAVEAMAAGRPVIAFGQGGATETVLNGITGQFFEVQTWEDIGNAAIRFDPSSYDPRRIRAHAEYFSKEHFKKRIRDYVEQAWSERQQVQYPHTLSS; from the coding sequence ATGAGTGTAGCGCCGCAGCCTTCTCGACACGAACAACGCACTGAACCGCGTCGCATTGCCCTCGTCCATGACTATCTCGTGCAGGACGGGGGCGCTGAACGTACCCTACTTGCTCTTCATGAAATGTATCCAAGAGCTCCGATCTACACCCTTTTTCATAATCCAAAACGCACTCACGCTGGATTCAAGGGGGCAGATATTCGTACAAGTTCTTTAAACAATCTTCCTTTCGCAAAAAAACTTTATACGTGGTATTTGCCGTTTATGCCTCAAGCCATTGAGGAGTTTGATTTGCAACGCTACGATCTGGTCATCTCTTCAAGTTCTAGTTTTGCCAAAGGATTGATTGCCGCACCACACGCTTTACATATCTGTTACTTACACACGCCAACGCGCTACCTCTGGCAAGAACGCATGGGCTACGTTAATGAGCAACGCATGCCTTCAATCGTAAAACGTTTTCTCCCATCGTATCTTCATCGTTTGCGCCAATGGGATTTTCAAGCAGCTACGCGCCCTGATCATATCCTCACCAATAGTCTCCTCTCTCAAGCGCGCATTAAACGCTATTACGCTCGTTCATCCGTGGTATTGCCGCCACCTGTAGACGTTGAGCAAATCCCTCTTTCTACGAGACCTGGCACCTATTGGTTAACAGGAGGTCGCTTGGTTGCCTATAAGCGTTTTGATCTTGTTGTACAAGCATTTGCCAAACTTAATATGCCTCTAAAGATTTTTGGTGAAGGGCCAGAGCTTAAAAAACTCAAAAAGATGGCTGGACCAAAAACCGAATTCTTAGGGCATATTTCAGAAACAGCAAAAAAAGAACTCTTTCGTGAGGCGATTGCTTTTTTACATCCACAAATTGAAGACTTTGGTATCACAGCAGTAGAAGCCATGGCCGCCGGACGCCCCGTTATTGCCTTTGGACAAGGAGGCGCTACCGAAACCGTCTTAAATGGCATTACTGGTCAATTTTTTGAAGTACAAACATGGGAGGATATCGGTAATGCCGCGATTCGCTTTGATCCAAGCTCGTATGATCCGCGCCGTATCCGAGCTCACGCCGAATACTTTTCTAAAGAACATTTTAAAAAACGTATTCGTGATTACGTCGAACAAGCGTGGTCAGAACGCCAGCAGGTTCAATACCCACATACGCTTTCATCATGA
- a CDS encoding sugar transferase, whose product MRRLDLAFAALLLPIDAIALFGAAISAYALRYSDAVTDIRPIFTDISLETYIGWSVVFVGVWMALFMLAGLYTIQPRRFWSTMGRVILASTAGIMVVVATVFFGQAFTTSRFILLTVWGLATAYVIVGRSLLHIVRRSLLRRGIGHRKLIVIGQSRSALDLITLYRQHPVNGFTVVKHLKKWTPGVESDYAKLLETKKADAVLLAEPNLDPETSQRIHAIAELYHADFRYLANPFASSFSRIEIDTAGGIPVIETKRTRLDGWGRIFKRLFDIFVALVLIILTSPVMILTVLALMIEDGLPVIYVSERVGERGSIFPFFKFRSMWRKFSIGSQFKQSTKANLALEKELIESQSIKKGPVPKIANDPRVTTVGRIIRRWSIDELPQFFNVLKGDLSLVGPRPHLPREVANYEPHHRRVLAIKPGITGLAQISGRSDLSFDDEVSLDTWYIEHWSPALDIYILLKTPLAVFKGSGTY is encoded by the coding sequence ATGCGCCGCTTGGACCTTGCTTTTGCCGCCCTTCTTTTGCCTATCGATGCTATCGCCTTATTTGGTGCAGCAATCTCTGCTTATGCATTGCGTTACTCTGATGCCGTAACAGATATACGTCCGATCTTTACCGATATATCCCTCGAGACCTATATTGGTTGGTCGGTTGTTTTTGTGGGTGTATGGATGGCGCTCTTTATGCTTGCTGGTCTCTACACGATTCAACCTCGTCGTTTTTGGAGCACCATGGGTCGGGTGATTCTTGCATCTACGGCAGGTATTATGGTTGTTGTTGCGACAGTCTTTTTCGGACAAGCGTTTACGACTTCGCGTTTTATTCTATTGACCGTTTGGGGACTCGCAACCGCCTACGTTATTGTCGGCAGAAGCTTATTACATATTGTTCGCCGTAGCTTATTGCGACGTGGCATCGGTCATCGCAAGCTCATTGTGATTGGGCAATCACGTTCTGCACTTGATCTTATTACCCTCTATCGTCAACACCCAGTAAATGGCTTTACGGTCGTAAAACACCTCAAAAAATGGACACCTGGCGTTGAGAGTGATTACGCAAAACTTCTCGAAACAAAAAAAGCCGACGCGGTTTTACTCGCCGAGCCAAATCTTGATCCGGAAACATCGCAACGTATCCACGCAATTGCAGAGCTTTATCATGCAGATTTTCGTTATCTTGCTAATCCCTTTGCGAGCTCATTTTCTCGTATTGAAATTGATACTGCTGGCGGTATACCGGTTATAGAGACAAAACGCACCCGACTTGATGGCTGGGGACGCATCTTTAAGCGTCTCTTTGATATCTTTGTTGCATTGGTACTTATCATCCTCACATCTCCTGTGATGATACTCACCGTCCTTGCATTGATGATCGAAGACGGCCTACCAGTGATTTATGTAAGTGAGCGCGTAGGTGAACGCGGATCTATATTTCCATTTTTTAAGTTTCGTTCGATGTGGCGCAAATTCTCAATTGGCTCACAATTTAAACAATCAACCAAAGCTAATCTTGCATTAGAAAAAGAGCTGATCGAGTCTCAAAGCATCAAAAAAGGACCGGTTCCAAAGATCGCTAATGACCCACGTGTAACAACCGTAGGACGTATTATTCGTCGTTGGTCTATTGATGAGTTACCTCAATTTTTTAACGTGCTAAAAGGTGATCTTTCACTCGTTGGTCCACGTCCACATCTTCCTCGTGAGGTGGCAAATTATGAGCCACACCATCGTCGTGTGCTCGCCATCAAACCAGGCATCACAGGCCTTGCTCAAATCAGCGGTCGTTCAGATTTAAGCTTTGACGACGAAGTAAGTCTCGATACTTGGTATATCGAGCATTGGTCACCGGCATTAGATATCTACATTTTGCTCAAAACTCCCTTGGCCGTATTTAAAGGAAGCGGAACCTACTAA
- a CDS encoding tyrosine-type recombinase/integrase has product MSTVSKHLRPFLEHLEIEKGRSLLTVRNYEFYLRRFIEWANDPDTEDITASMIHNYRLYLNRLETGDAQKTLKKSTQNYHLIALRSYLKFLAKRDIASLSPEKIELAKQGSRDVAFLESSDLQRLLEAPEKTDNGPLVKARDKAILELFFSTGMRVSELASLKITSINLERDEFTVRGKGDKTRVAFLSHQARAALKYYLGLRKDTAPYLFVRHDRAKSGVKDIGALTPRSIERLVHYYAAAAGIPKKVSPHTLRHSFATDLLINGADLRSVQAMLGHSSITTTQIYTHVTNQQLREVHKAFHGKTIDEKNSYDFNNPYRMFRDRLANKAISART; this is encoded by the coding sequence ATGTCGACTGTCTCAAAACATCTACGCCCTTTTCTGGAGCATTTAGAAATAGAAAAGGGGCGCTCATTATTAACGGTACGTAATTACGAATTCTATCTTCGTCGTTTTATCGAATGGGCAAATGATCCTGATACCGAGGATATTACCGCGTCGATGATTCATAATTATCGTCTCTATCTTAATAGACTTGAAACAGGTGATGCGCAAAAGACCTTAAAAAAGTCTACACAAAATTATCATCTTATTGCCTTGCGTTCGTATCTTAAGTTTTTAGCAAAGCGTGATATCGCGTCGCTCTCTCCAGAAAAGATTGAGCTCGCAAAACAGGGGAGTCGTGATGTTGCTTTTTTAGAAAGCTCAGATCTACAACGATTATTAGAAGCACCAGAAAAAACAGATAATGGACCTTTGGTAAAAGCACGTGATAAAGCAATTCTTGAGCTATTCTTTTCTACGGGGATGCGTGTTTCAGAACTCGCTTCGCTCAAAATTACTTCTATTAATCTAGAGCGTGATGAATTTACGGTACGTGGTAAGGGTGACAAAACACGCGTTGCTTTTTTGTCGCATCAAGCACGAGCTGCGTTAAAGTATTATCTTGGTTTACGTAAGGATACGGCGCCCTATCTTTTTGTACGACATGATCGCGCGAAAAGTGGTGTAAAAGATATCGGTGCACTAACGCCACGTTCGATAGAGCGCTTGGTACATTACTATGCGGCCGCAGCAGGTATTCCAAAAAAGGTTTCTCCTCATACATTGAGACATTCTTTTGCAACGGATCTTTTGATTAATGGCGCTGATTTGCGTAGCGTTCAGGCGATGCTCGGTCATTCGTCTATCACAACAACACAAATTTATACGCATGTAACAAATCAACAATTGCGAGAAGTGCACAAAGCTTTTCATGGTAAAACGATTGATGAAAAGAATAGCTATGACTTCAACAATCCCTACAGGATGTTTAGAGACAGACTTGCTAATAAAGCAATATCCGCAAGAACGTGA
- a CDS encoding nucleoside triphosphate pyrophosphohydrolase family protein: MTLNDYQNAATKTALYPESGNNLLYPILGLCGESGELAEKMKKMIRDDQGVLTEERRQLMVKELGDVLWYVSQVARELGISLEEVGQMNVDKLASRMDRDVLHGNGDLR; encoded by the coding sequence ATGACACTCAATGACTATCAAAACGCTGCAACAAAAACAGCTCTCTATCCAGAATCGGGAAACAATCTTCTCTATCCGATATTAGGTCTTTGCGGAGAGTCGGGTGAGCTCGCAGAAAAAATGAAAAAAATGATAAGAGATGATCAAGGTGTATTAACAGAAGAGCGTCGTCAGTTGATGGTAAAAGAATTGGGCGATGTTCTTTGGTATGTGTCGCAGGTTGCGAGAGAATTAGGGATTTCGCTAGAAGAGGTCGGACAAATGAATGTTGATAAGCTTGCCTCTCGAATGGATAGGGATGTTTTGCACGGTAACGGTGATTTACGTTAA
- a CDS encoding slipin family protein — MWQFILFVLFIVYLSFIRQINQYQRGVKFTLGKFSDIVQPGWRVIIPVFQSMTKVDIRTKAVEVPYQDAITKDNVSCKINAVIYYRVVDAAKSVIEVENVWNAVSQLAQTTMRNVVGELTLDELLSERDQASIRIRELVASHSGSWGIEVQSVELKDISLPEDMQRTIAKQAEAERERRAVIINSEGEIAAAENLRKASEILAANPGALHLRTLNSINDISSDQSNTVIFAVPLEVLRAFESFTKK, encoded by the coding sequence ATGTGGCAGTTTATCTTGTTTGTTCTCTTTATTGTGTACCTCTCTTTCATCCGCCAAATCAACCAATATCAGCGAGGTGTGAAGTTTACCCTTGGTAAATTTTCAGACATCGTACAACCTGGCTGGCGTGTGATTATTCCGGTATTTCAAAGCATGACCAAGGTTGATATTCGTACCAAGGCGGTTGAGGTTCCTTATCAAGATGCCATCACGAAAGATAACGTTTCTTGTAAGATTAACGCTGTTATCTACTATCGTGTTGTTGATGCAGCAAAGTCTGTTATCGAAGTTGAAAATGTATGGAATGCTGTTTCTCAGCTCGCGCAAACAACAATGCGTAATGTTGTTGGTGAGCTTACGCTTGATGAATTACTTTCAGAACGTGACCAAGCCTCTATTCGTATTCGTGAATTGGTGGCAAGTCACTCTGGTAGCTGGGGCATTGAAGTTCAAAGCGTTGAACTTAAAGATATCTCTCTTCCTGAAGATATGCAGCGTACCATTGCCAAGCAGGCTGAAGCTGAACGTGAACGCCGTGCTGTGATCATTAACTCCGAAGGTGAAATCGCTGCTGCAGAAAATCTTCGCAAAGCTTCTGAAATTCTTGCAGCAAATCCAGGCGCCCTTCACTTGCGTACATTGAATTCCATCAATGATATCTCAAGTGATCAAAGCAATACCGTGATCTTTGCTGTGCCGCTTGAGGTGCTACGCGCTTTTGAGTCGTTCACAAAGAAATAA